A stretch of Gemmobacter fulvus DNA encodes these proteins:
- a CDS encoding acyl-CoA dehydrogenase family protein, whose translation MPHDGQAAPQSPLMADLLTLTKAALPEVEALFAEGREALRSRVSVNGKISAPALEEHQFAAHTLSWLATYTESLRQMQAWAERLTEAGSFGEMEGLLLQIAFGEYLAQIHGGIAMSQNETARLSDLGLVATPGAAAAQLIAAANTPTSRARLVVLMRDNHGRATFGTSGLDEELEMIRDQFRRFADERVIPHAHEWHLKDELIPMEIIESLAEMGVFGLTIPEEFGGFGLSKASMVVVSEELSRGYIGVGSLGTRSEIAAELILCGGTAEQKAQWLPKLASGEILPTAVFTEPNTGSDLGSLRTRAVKEGEDWTVTGNKTWITHAARTHVMTLLARTDPNTTDYRGLSMFLAEKTPGTDEAPFPTPGMTGGEIEVLGYRGMKEYELAFDGFKVKGENLLGGVEGQGFKQLMQTFESARIQTAARAIGVAQSALEVGMKYAEDRKQFGKSLIEFPRVAGKLAMMAVEIMVARQLTYYSAWQKDHDKRCDLEAGMAKLLGARVAWACADNALQIHGGNGFALEYQISRILCDARILNIFEGAAEIQAQVIARRLLD comes from the coding sequence ATGCCGCATGATGGACAAGCCGCGCCGCAATCGCCCCTGATGGCTGATCTGCTGACCCTGACGAAAGCCGCCCTGCCCGAGGTTGAAGCCCTGTTCGCAGAGGGGCGCGAGGCCCTGCGCAGCCGCGTGTCGGTGAATGGCAAGATTTCGGCCCCGGCGCTGGAAGAGCATCAGTTCGCGGCCCATACGCTCAGCTGGCTCGCGACCTATACCGAAAGCCTGCGCCAGATGCAGGCCTGGGCCGAGCGGTTGACCGAAGCGGGCAGCTTTGGCGAAATGGAAGGCCTGCTGCTGCAAATCGCCTTTGGCGAATATCTGGCGCAGATCCATGGTGGCATCGCGATGTCGCAGAACGAAACTGCGCGGCTGTCGGATCTTGGGCTGGTGGCCACACCCGGTGCTGCGGCAGCACAGCTGATCGCGGCGGCCAATACGCCGACAAGCCGCGCGCGTCTGGTCGTGCTGATGCGTGACAATCATGGCCGCGCCACCTTCGGCACCTCCGGCCTTGATGAAGAGCTGGAAATGATCCGCGATCAGTTCCGCCGCTTTGCTGATGAAAGGGTCATTCCACATGCGCATGAGTGGCACCTGAAGGACGAGCTGATCCCGATGGAGATCATCGAATCCCTGGCCGAAATGGGCGTGTTCGGCCTGACCATTCCCGAAGAGTTCGGCGGATTCGGCCTGTCGAAAGCCTCGATGGTCGTGGTGTCGGAAGAACTGTCGCGCGGCTATATCGGCGTCGGCTCGCTGGGCACCCGCTCTGAAATCGCGGCCGAACTGATCCTGTGTGGCGGCACGGCAGAGCAGAAGGCGCAGTGGCTGCCGAAGCTGGCCTCGGGTGAAATCCTGCCCACGGCGGTCTTTACCGAACCCAACACCGGCTCCGATCTCGGCAGCCTGCGCACCCGCGCGGTGAAAGAGGGCGAGGATTGGACGGTCACCGGCAACAAGACCTGGATCACCCATGCCGCGCGCACCCATGTGATGACGCTGCTGGCCCGCACCGATCCCAACACCACCGATTACCGCGGCCTGTCGATGTTCCTGGCCGAAAAGACCCCCGGCACGGACGAGGCCCCCTTCCCGACCCCGGGCATGACCGGCGGCGAGATCGAGGTTCTGGGCTATCGCGGGATGAAGGAATACGAGCTGGCCTTTGACGGCTTCAAGGTGAAGGGCGAAAACCTGCTCGGCGGCGTGGAAGGCCAGGGCTTCAAGCAATTGATGCAGACCTTTGAATCGGCCCGCATCCAGACCGCCGCCCGCGCAATCGGCGTCGCGCAATCGGCGCTGGAGGTCGGCATGAAATATGCCGAAGACCGCAAGCAATTCGGCAAATCGCTGATCGAATTTCCGCGCGTGGCGGGCAAGCTTGCGATGATGGCGGTCGAGATCATGGTGGCGCGTCAGCTGACATATTACAGCGCCTGGCAAAAGGATCACGACAAGCGCTGTGATCTTGAGGCGGGTATGGCCAAGCTGCTCGGCGCGCGGGTGGCTTGGGCCTGCGCCGACAATGCGCTGCAAATTCACGGCGGCAACGGCTTTGCGCTGGAATACCAGATCAGCCGCATCCTCTGCGACGCGCGGATCCTGAACATCTTCGAGGGCGCGGCAGAGATTCAGGCGCAAGTGATCGCCCGCCGCCTGCTCGATTAA
- the lepB gene encoding signal peptidase I — MASKAKSEGGIVETIKTVVYALLIAGAFRTLLFQPFWIPSESMKETLLIGDFLFVNKMAYGYSRYSCPFAMCPFEGRILGSEPERGDVVVFRHPVNGSDFIKRLIGLPGDTVQMKNGIVWLNGQEVPQTPDGQFEEVYERQGPMGNLPRCENGPVGEGGLCTRSRFIETLPNGVQHTVLNIDTNGFGDNTDVFTVPPGHYFFMGDNRDNSTDSRYSQAVGGVGMLPADYLIGRADRIMFSSAGKSMLYFWTWRSDRFFKAVE, encoded by the coding sequence ATGGCCAGCAAGGCGAAATCCGAAGGCGGTATCGTTGAGACGATCAAGACCGTGGTCTATGCCCTGCTGATTGCAGGGGCCTTCCGCACATTGCTGTTCCAGCCCTTCTGGATTCCGTCGGAATCGATGAAGGAAACGCTGCTGATCGGTGATTTTCTGTTCGTCAATAAAATGGCTTACGGCTATTCGCGCTATTCCTGCCCCTTTGCCATGTGCCCGTTCGAGGGCCGCATCCTCGGATCCGAGCCGGAGCGGGGCGATGTTGTGGTGTTCCGCCATCCGGTGAACGGCTCTGACTTCATCAAACGGCTGATCGGCCTGCCGGGCGATACCGTGCAGATGAAGAATGGCATCGTTTGGCTGAACGGCCAGGAAGTGCCGCAGACGCCCGATGGCCAATTTGAGGAAGTCTATGAACGCCAGGGCCCGATGGGCAACCTGCCGCGCTGTGAAAACGGCCCGGTGGGCGAAGGCGGGCTTTGCACCCGGTCGCGGTTCATCGAAACCCTGCCGAACGGCGTGCAGCATACCGTGCTGAACATCGACACCAATGGCTTTGGCGACAATACCGATGTATTCACCGTGCCGCCGGGCCATTACTTTTTCATGGGTGACAACCGCGACAATTCCACCGACAGCCGCTATAGTCAGGCGGTGGGTGGCGTTGGCATGTTGCCTGCGGATTATCTGATTGGCCGGGCTGACCGGATCATGTTCTCTTCTGCGGGCAAATCCATGCTGTATTTCTGGACATGGCGGTCGGATCGTTTTTTCAAGGCAGTTGAGTGA
- the acpS gene encoding holo-ACP synthase, which produces MILGIGTDLANIDRIEAVLARHGDRFRKRVFTDSEQAKAESRPRAVAATYAKRWAAKEACSKALGTGLRMGISWRDMAVSNLRSGQPVMRLSGWAAERLASMTPPGHEALVHVTLTDDHPWAQAFVVIEARAVSPGMAGQT; this is translated from the coding sequence TTGATCCTCGGCATCGGCACGGATCTGGCCAATATCGACCGGATAGAGGCGGTGCTGGCCCGGCATGGCGACAGGTTCCGCAAGCGCGTGTTCACCGACAGCGAACAGGCCAAGGCCGAAAGCCGCCCCCGCGCCGTAGCCGCCACCTATGCAAAACGCTGGGCCGCAAAAGAGGCCTGTTCCAAGGCGCTTGGCACCGGCCTGCGCATGGGGATCAGCTGGCGCGACATGGCGGTTTCGAACCTGCGCAGCGGTCAGCCGGTGATGCGGCTGAGCGGCTGGGCGGCTGAGCGGCTGGCCAGCATGACCCCGCCGGGCCATGAGGCGCTGGTGCATGTGACGCTGACCGACGATCACCCCTGGGCACAGGCCTTTGTGGTGATCGAGGCACGCGCGGTATCGCCGGGCATGGCCGGGCAAACTTGA
- a CDS encoding sulfite exporter TauE/SafE family protein, with translation MDILMAGLGLGAFWAAMAITLFAGFVKGALGFAMPMIMISAFSSFLPPEVALAGLILPTLVANIGQAFRQGAAAAWGSVCKYRRSIIATVVFIAISAQFVRVIPQDLFLFGLGFPITLFAVLQLLGRSLALKLEHRDRAEWGLGVISGLYGGVSGVWGPPLLVFLLSVGADKVETVRVQGVVFLIGAVVLCVAHLQSGVLNGQTLPFSAALVVPSLLGMWAGQWVQDRLDQAKFRRWTQGLLVVTGLNLMRRAVGM, from the coding sequence ATGGATATTCTGATGGCGGGGCTGGGCCTTGGCGCGTTCTGGGCCGCGATGGCCATCACGCTGTTTGCGGGCTTCGTCAAAGGCGCCCTGGGCTTTGCCATGCCGATGATCATGATTTCGGCCTTTTCCTCGTTTCTGCCGCCCGAGGTGGCCTTGGCCGGTCTGATCCTGCCGACACTGGTGGCCAATATCGGGCAGGCCTTCCGGCAGGGCGCGGCGGCGGCCTGGGGATCGGTGTGCAAATACCGGCGTTCGATCATTGCGACGGTGGTGTTCATCGCGATTTCCGCGCAATTCGTCCGGGTGATCCCGCAGGATCTGTTCCTGTTCGGCCTGGGGTTTCCGATCACGCTGTTTGCGGTGCTGCAACTTCTGGGGCGCAGTCTGGCGTTGAAGCTGGAACACCGCGACCGGGCCGAATGGGGGCTGGGCGTGATCAGCGGGCTTTATGGCGGGGTGTCGGGGGTGTGGGGGCCGCCGTTGTTGGTATTTCTGCTGTCGGTCGGGGCGGACAAGGTGGAAACCGTGCGGGTACAGGGCGTGGTGTTCCTGATCGGGGCGGTGGTGCTCTGCGTGGCCCATTTGCAATCCGGCGTGCTGAACGGCCAGACGCTGCCGTTTTCGGCGGCGCTTGTGGTGCCATCGCTGCTGGGCATGTGGGCCGGGCAATGGGTGCAGGACCGGCTGGATCAGGCGAAATTCCGGCGCTGGACGCAAGGCCTGCTGGTGGTGACCGGGCTGAACCTGATGCGGCGGGCCGTGGGCATGTAA
- a CDS encoding pyridoxine 5'-phosphate synthase: MASGKLRLGVNIDHVATVRNARGAVWPDPLRAALLAEAAGADGITAHLREDRRHIRDADMDALQAGLGIPLNFECAATAEMQAIALRLAPHAVCLVPERREERTTEGGLDVAGDADRLAAFIAPLRAAGCRVSLFIGHDARQIEAAARVGAAVVELHTGHYSDLHAEGRLDEAEAELNALRAGARLAHGLGLEVHAGHGLTYDNVGPVAAIPEVMELNIGHFLIGEAIYLGLGPAIEEMRRRMDEARA; encoded by the coding sequence ATGGCATCTGGCAAATTGCGGCTCGGCGTGAACATCGACCATGTGGCAACAGTGCGCAACGCGCGCGGGGCTGTCTGGCCCGATCCTTTGCGCGCAGCGCTGTTGGCCGAGGCGGCAGGCGCGGATGGGATCACCGCACATCTGCGCGAGGATCGCCGCCATATCCGCGACGCCGATATGGATGCCTTGCAGGCCGGTCTCGGGATTCCGCTGAATTTTGAATGTGCGGCAACCGCCGAAATGCAGGCCATCGCACTGCGGCTGGCGCCCCATGCGGTTTGCCTTGTGCCCGAACGGCGGGAAGAACGCACGACCGAGGGCGGGCTGGATGTGGCGGGCGATGCCGACCGGCTGGCCGCCTTCATTGCGCCGCTGCGCGCGGCGGGCTGCCGTGTCAGCCTGTTCATCGGTCATGATGCGCGCCAGATCGAGGCTGCCGCGCGCGTCGGTGCGGCGGTGGTGGAACTGCACACCGGCCATTACTCCGATCTGCACGCCGAGGGCCGTCTGGACGAGGCCGAAGCCGAGCTGAACGCCCTGCGCGCCGGGGCGCGACTGGCGCACGGGCTGGGGCTGGAGGTCCATGCGGGCCATGGTCTCACCTATGACAATGTAGGGCCGGTGGCGGCGATCCCCGAGGTGATGGAACTGAACATCGGGCATTTCCTGATTGGCGAGGCGATTTATCTGGGCCTTGGCCCCGCCATCGAAGAAATGCGCCGCCGGATGGACGAGGCGCGGGCTTGA
- a CDS encoding MFS transporter, whose product MANKYIPLMLRHSSTPRIEAFALLAGLEAAVRGTLISVMPLVVYEAVKDAAIVSRIYFLVGIASLIWGLMVPWATRHVPRRWMYTFGTMLYLLSMGLAIHGETTAVTMALLSAALATATCFVCFNAYVLDYVARADLGRTQSLQMVYAATPWAVGPLFGVWLRDLWGPLPFVVAALFAVLLLAAFWVLRLGNGKQIQRAKGPTVNPLAYLGRFFRQPRLIAGWLFAVLRSCGWWVYVVYLPIFCLEAGLGDKVGGVALSMSNTLLFITPLLLRLVQRTSVRFAVRGAFAVCMVMFTLAGVLSGWPWMTVLCLMAGSFGLVMLDAVGGLPFMMSVKPSERVEMAAVYSSFRDVSGILTPGAAWAVLLVAPLAGVFAASGAGFVVAWLVAGQLHARLGVTRPSRGGVQA is encoded by the coding sequence ATGGCCAATAAATACATCCCTCTGATGCTGCGGCATTCGTCGACACCGCGCATCGAGGCCTTTGCCTTGCTTGCCGGGCTTGAGGCGGCTGTTCGCGGCACCTTGATCTCGGTCATGCCACTGGTGGTGTATGAGGCGGTGAAGGATGCGGCGATTGTCAGCCGGATCTATTTTCTGGTCGGCATTGCATCGCTGATCTGGGGGTTGATGGTGCCCTGGGCCACCCGCCATGTGCCGCGGCGCTGGATGTATACCTTCGGCACCATGCTTTACCTGCTGTCGATGGGGCTGGCCATTCACGGGGAAACAACGGCTGTCACCATGGCGCTGTTATCGGCGGCCTTGGCGACAGCGACCTGTTTTGTCTGCTTCAACGCCTATGTGCTGGACTATGTGGCGCGGGCGGATCTGGGGCGGACGCAGAGCCTGCAGATGGTCTATGCCGCAACGCCCTGGGCTGTCGGGCCACTGTTCGGCGTCTGGCTGCGGGATCTGTGGGGGCCACTGCCCTTTGTGGTGGCGGCGCTGTTCGCGGTGCTGCTGCTGGCGGCCTTTTGGGTGCTGCGGCTGGGCAATGGCAAACAGATCCAGCGGGCCAAGGGGCCGACGGTCAATCCGCTCGCCTATCTTGGTCGGTTCTTCCGGCAACCGCGGCTGATCGCGGGCTGGCTGTTTGCGGTGCTGCGCAGCTGTGGCTGGTGGGTCTATGTGGTCTATCTGCCGATCTTCTGCCTTGAGGCAGGTCTTGGCGACAAGGTGGGCGGGGTCGCCCTGTCGATGTCGAATACTCTGCTGTTCATCACGCCGCTGCTGTTGCGGCTGGTGCAGCGCACATCGGTGCGGTTTGCGGTGCGCGGGGCCTTTGCGGTGTGTATGGTGATGTTCACGCTGGCGGGGGTGTTGTCGGGCTGGCCATGGATGACGGTGCTGTGCCTCATGGCAGGCTCGTTCGGGCTGGTCATGCTGGATGCGGTGGGCGGGTTGCCGTTCATGATGTCGGTGAAACCGTCAGAGCGGGTGGAGATGGCCGCCGTCTATTCCAGCTTCCGCGATGTGTCGGGCATCCTCACACCCGGGGCGGCCTGGGCTGTGCTGCTGGTCGCACCGCTGGCCGGGGTCTTCGCGGCAAGCGGTGCCGGCTTTGTGGTGGCCTGGCTGGTGGCCGGGCAATTGCATGCCCGGCTGGGGGTGACGCGCCCCTCGCGGGGCGGCGTGCAGGCTTAA
- the recO gene encoding DNA repair protein RecO: MDWRDEGTVIAVRRHGETAAIVEVFTAQHGRHAGVVRGGISRKIAPILQPGSQLSVQWRARLDEHLGTFVVEPLRSRAEVLADRLALAGLNAICALLCFALAEREAHHGLYAQTQSLLDALGHVGDWPAQYLRWELMLLEDIGFGLDLGRCAVTGSREDLAYVSPKTGRAVSRAAAGPWADRLLPLPQGMLGQGPVSQLELGQGLAITGHFLTRELAGQRRLPALPEARGRLLDLLLRPSTTRDTPPSG; the protein is encoded by the coding sequence ATGGACTGGAGGGATGAGGGAACTGTGATCGCGGTGCGCCGTCATGGCGAAACCGCAGCGATTGTCGAGGTGTTTACGGCACAGCACGGGCGTCATGCCGGGGTGGTGCGGGGCGGGATTTCGCGCAAGATCGCCCCGATCCTGCAACCCGGATCGCAGCTTTCGGTGCAGTGGCGGGCGCGACTGGACGAGCATCTTGGGACATTTGTGGTTGAACCTCTGCGCAGCCGTGCCGAAGTTCTGGCGGATCGTCTGGCCTTGGCGGGGCTGAACGCAATCTGCGCGCTGCTGTGCTTCGCGTTGGCAGAGCGCGAGGCGCATCACGGGCTTTATGCCCAGACGCAATCCTTGCTGGATGCCTTGGGGCATGTTGGCGACTGGCCTGCGCAATATCTGCGCTGGGAACTTATGTTGTTGGAGGATATCGGCTTTGGCCTTGATCTGGGCCGCTGCGCGGTCACAGGATCACGCGAGGATCTGGCCTATGTCAGCCCGAAAACCGGCCGGGCGGTCAGTCGGGCGGCGGCGGGGCCTTGGGCAGACCGGCTGTTGCCCTTGCCGCAGGGGATGCTTGGGCAGGGGCCGGTGTCGCAACTGGAACTGGGGCAGGGGCTGGCCATCACAGGCCATTTCCTGACGCGGGAATTGGCGGGTCAGCGCCGCTTGCCTGCCTTGCCAGAGGCGCGCGGGCGGTTGCTGGATCTGTTGCTGCGCCCAAGCACAACCCGCGACACCCCGCCCTCCGGCTGA
- the rnc gene encoding ribonuclease III, which yields MKLSGDLLAFAGRIGHTFRTPELLVQAVTHASISSATRPDNQRLEFLGDRVLGLVMAEALLAADTRAAEGLLAPRFNALVRKEACADVARELGLGDVLKLGRSEMMSGGRRKEALLGDAMEAVIAAVYLDGGFDAARDVVLRHWSGRIGAVQADARDAKTALQEWAQARGQVPPTYTEMGRDGPDHQPVFTVEVRLASGEGEIARSGTKRAAEQAAAKALLARLEKRND from the coding sequence GTGAAACTCTCAGGGGATCTTCTCGCCTTTGCAGGGCGCATCGGGCACACATTCCGCACGCCGGAATTGCTGGTGCAGGCGGTGACACATGCCTCGATCTCATCCGCAACCCGCCCTGACAATCAACGGCTGGAGTTTCTGGGCGACAGGGTGTTGGGGCTTGTGATGGCCGAGGCTTTGCTGGCCGCCGATACGCGGGCGGCCGAAGGTCTGCTTGCACCCCGCTTCAACGCGCTTGTGCGCAAGGAGGCCTGTGCCGATGTGGCGCGCGAGCTCGGGCTTGGCGATGTGTTGAAGCTGGGCCGGTCCGAAATGATGTCGGGTGGCCGCCGCAAAGAGGCCCTGCTCGGCGATGCGATGGAGGCGGTGATTGCCGCCGTCTATCTCGATGGCGGGTTCGACGCGGCGCGCGATGTGGTGCTGCGCCATTGGTCTGGCCGCATCGGGGCGGTGCAGGCCGATGCGCGCGATGCCAAGACGGCCTTGCAGGAATGGGCGCAGGCGCGGGGGCAGGTGCCGCCCACCTATACCGAAATGGGCCGCGACGGCCCCGATCATCAGCCGGTGTTCACTGTCGAGGTGCGGCTGGCCTCGGGCGAGGGCGAAATCGCCCGCTCTGGAACAAAACGTGCGGCGGAACAAGCTGCCGCAAAGGCGCTGCTGGCGCGATTGGAGAAGCGGAATGACTGA
- a CDS encoding DUF1491 family protein, translated as MSARLASGLWVAAYLARLRLADIPAYLTARGDETAGAVVVKCATLDGQARAMQRVYDFEQDRRIWVPLANGAEADVDATIARARRSDPDLWVIEIEERTGRDLLDQDGLRE; from the coding sequence ATGAGCGCGCGGCTGGCATCCGGCCTGTGGGTGGCGGCATACCTTGCCCGTCTACGGCTGGCCGATATTCCAGCCTATCTGACGGCGCGCGGCGATGAGACGGCGGGGGCCGTCGTGGTGAAATGCGCGACCCTTGACGGTCAGGCGCGTGCCATGCAGCGGGTCTATGATTTTGAACAGGATCGCCGCATCTGGGTGCCGCTCGCCAACGGGGCCGAGGCGGATGTGGATGCGACGATTGCCCGCGCCCGGCGGTCTGACCCCGACCTCTGGGTGATCGAGATTGAAGAGCGCACGGGGCGGGATCTGCTGGATCAGGACGGCCTGCGCGAGTGA
- a CDS encoding phosphoenolpyruvate carboxykinase: protein MTNGRVNPSHTLEAQGISGLGTVYYNDIEPALVEAAVRRGEGRLGKGGAFLCSTGQFTGRSPKDKFVVRTASVENTIWWENNAPMAPEAFDRLHADMLAHMKGRDYFVQDLYAGADAEHRLDVRVVTELAWHGLFIRHLLRRPDRAELDSFVPQWTIINCPSFKADPARHGCRTETVISLNFDKKVILIANTQYAGENKKSVFTLLNYLLPEKGIMPMHCSANHAIGNPEDAAVFFGLSGTGKTTLSADPSRILIGDDEHGWSGKGTFNFEGGCYAKTISLSAEAEPEIYGTTHKFGTVIENMVYDPETLELDFEDSSLTQNMRCAYPLDYISNASATGLGGHPKNVIMLTCDAFGVLPPIARLTPAQAMYHFLSGFTSKTPGTERGVTEPTPTFSTCFGAPFMPRRPEVYGKLLQEKIAQFGAECWLVNTGWTGGKHGTGKRMPIKATRALLTAALDGSLSKAEFRKDPNFGFDVPVSVPGVDATLLNPRATWADAAAYDAQAAKLVGMFADNFGQYVPFIDADVKAAAIG, encoded by the coding sequence ATGACAAATGGACGCGTGAACCCTAGCCACACCCTTGAAGCCCAAGGTATCAGCGGGCTGGGAACGGTCTATTACAACGACATCGAACCGGCGCTGGTCGAAGCGGCGGTCCGGCGCGGCGAAGGTCGTCTGGGCAAGGGCGGTGCGTTTCTCTGCTCGACCGGGCAATTTACCGGACGCTCGCCCAAAGACAAATTCGTGGTCCGCACGGCATCGGTTGAAAACACCATCTGGTGGGAAAACAATGCCCCGATGGCCCCCGAGGCCTTTGACCGCCTGCACGCCGACATGCTGGCCCATATGAAGGGCCGCGACTACTTTGTGCAGGATCTCTATGCGGGCGCGGATGCCGAACATCGGCTGGACGTGCGCGTGGTGACAGAACTGGCATGGCATGGCCTGTTCATCCGCCATCTGCTGCGCCGCCCCGATCGGGCCGAGCTGGACAGCTTCGTTCCGCAATGGACGATCATCAACTGCCCCAGCTTCAAGGCCGATCCGGCCCGCCATGGCTGCCGCACCGAGACCGTGATCTCGCTGAACTTCGACAAGAAGGTCATCCTGATCGCCAACACGCAATATGCGGGCGAAAACAAGAAGTCGGTCTTCACGCTGCTGAACTATCTGCTGCCCGAAAAAGGCATCATGCCGATGCACTGCTCGGCCAACCACGCCATCGGCAACCCCGAGGATGCCGCCGTGTTCTTTGGCCTGTCGGGCACCGGCAAGACCACGCTGTCGGCCGATCCGTCGCGCATCCTGATCGGGGATGACGAACATGGCTGGTCCGGCAAGGGCACTTTCAACTTTGAAGGCGGCTGCTATGCCAAGACCATCAGCCTGAGCGCCGAGGCCGAGCCGGAGATCTATGGCACGACCCACAAGTTCGGCACCGTGATCGAAAACATGGTCTACGATCCCGAAACGCTGGAGCTGGATTTCGAGGACAGCAGCCTGACGCAGAACATGCGTTGTGCCTATCCGCTGGACTATATCTCCAATGCCTCGGCCACCGGGCTGGGCGGGCATCCGAAGAACGTGATCATGCTGACCTGCGATGCGTTCGGCGTGCTGCCGCCCATCGCCCGGCTGACCCCGGCACAGGCGATGTATCACTTCCTGTCCGGCTTCACCTCGAAAACCCCGGGCACCGAGCGCGGCGTGACCGAGCCGACGCCGACCTTCTCGACCTGCTTCGGCGCGCCCTTCATGCCGCGTCGGCCCGAGGTCTATGGCAAGCTGCTGCAGGAAAAGATCGCCCAGTTCGGCGCCGAATGCTGGCTGGTGAACACCGGCTGGACCGGCGGCAAACACGGCACCGGCAAGCGGATGCCGATCAAGGCCACCCGCGCGCTGCTGACCGCCGCGCTGGACGGCTCGCTTTCGAAGGCCGAGTTCCGCAAGGATCCGAACTTCGGTTTTGACGTGCCGGTCTCTGTGCCGGGCGTGGATGCGACCCTGCTGAACCCGCGCGCCACCTGGGCCGATGCGGCTGCCTATGATGCACAGGCGGCCAAGCTGGTGGGCATGTTTGCCGATAACTTCGGCCAGTATGTGCCGTTCATCGACGCCGATGTGAAAGCCGCTGCCATCGGCTAA
- the era gene encoding GTPase Era: protein MTEATRAGFVALIGEPNAGKSTLLNRMVGAKVSIVTHKVQTTRARIRGVCMEGTAQIVFVDTPGLFRPRRRLDRAMVAAAWGGAADADIIVLLVEAHRGLTEGTKAIIDAIRDRIPRGQKVALAINKIDRVKAETLLALSAELNEAFPFVETFMISAEKGYGVDKLRVWLAGEIPEGTWFYPEDQIADLPMRMIAAEITREKLTLRLHEELPYQLTVETETWEDRPDGSTRIDQIVYVARDGHKGIVLGNKGETIKAVGQAARIDLVAFLERPVHLFLQVKVRPNWLDEPDRYSEMGLDFKDGD from the coding sequence ATGACTGAGGCGACGCGGGCAGGTTTTGTGGCGCTGATTGGCGAGCCGAACGCCGGAAAATCCACACTTCTCAATCGGATGGTCGGCGCCAAGGTTTCCATCGTGACCCATAAGGTGCAGACGACGCGGGCGCGGATCCGCGGTGTCTGCATGGAGGGCACCGCGCAGATCGTGTTCGTGGATACGCCCGGTCTGTTCCGGCCCCGGCGCAGGCTTGACCGCGCGATGGTGGCCGCCGCTTGGGGCGGCGCTGCCGATGCCGATATCATCGTGCTGCTGGTCGAGGCGCATCGCGGCCTGACCGAAGGCACCAAGGCCATTATCGACGCGATTAGAGACCGGATTCCGCGCGGCCAGAAGGTTGCGCTGGCGATCAACAAGATCGACCGGGTGAAGGCCGAAACCCTGCTGGCGCTGTCGGCAGAGCTGAATGAGGCGTTTCCGTTTGTCGAGACCTTCATGATTTCCGCCGAAAAGGGCTATGGTGTGGACAAGCTGCGCGTCTGGCTGGCCGGCGAGATCCCCGAGGGCACCTGGTTCTATCCCGAGGATCAGATCGCAGACCTGCCGATGCGCATGATCGCCGCCGAAATTACGCGCGAGAAGTTGACGCTTCGTTTACACGAGGAATTGCCCTACCAGCTCACGGTGGAAACCGAGACCTGGGAAGACCGGCCGGACGGGTCTACCCGCATTGACCAGATCGTTTATGTCGCGCGGGATGGCCACAAGGGCATCGTTCTGGGCAACAAGGGCGAAACCATCAAGGCGGTGGGGCAGGCCGCGCGGATTGATCTGGTGGCCTTTCTGGAACGCCCGGTGCATCTGTTCCTTCAGGTCAAGGTGCGGCCGAACTGGCTGGACGAGCCGGACCGCTATTCGGAAATGGGGCTTGATTTCAAGGATGGCGATTAA
- a CDS encoding DUF2062 domain-containing protein — MVFKRRDPRTYSQMARDFVYPKGGFRRAIHYVLHRMRRLPDQPHRIARGIFAGTFVNFPPVYGVQMLSAAALAWVLRGNIIAALLATFLSNPLTTPFIAMGSLKLGHWMLGIEAPMTFMSVYAAFTDAGGQLWHNFRAAFTDDVAQWDKLIDFFWFIFWPYTIGAIIPGLVASFIAYYLSLPLIHAYQKLRSARLREKSEKRKALKARLASVAKGIVPTRENGDDDPPGAA; from the coding sequence GTGGTATTCAAGCGGCGCGATCCGCGCACATACAGCCAGATGGCCCGCGACTTCGTATATCCGAAGGGTGGTTTCCGGCGTGCCATACACTATGTGCTGCACCGGATGCGCCGCCTGCCGGACCAACCACACCGCATTGCGCGCGGGATCTTTGCCGGAACCTTCGTCAACTTTCCGCCGGTTTACGGCGTGCAGATGCTGTCGGCGGCGGCACTGGCCTGGGTGTTGCGCGGCAATATCATCGCGGCGCTGCTGGCCACCTTCCTGTCAAACCCGCTGACGACGCCGTTCATCGCGATGGGCTCGCTGAAGCTCGGCCACTGGATGCTGGGCATCGAGGCGCCGATGACCTTCATGTCGGTTTATGCCGCCTTTACCGATGCGGGCGGGCAGTTGTGGCACAATTTTCGCGCGGCCTTTACCGATGATGTGGCGCAGTGGGACAAGCTGATCGACTTTTTCTGGTTCATCTTCTGGCCCTATACGATCGGCGCGATCATTCCGGGGCTGGTGGCCAGTTTCATCGCCTATTACCTCTCGTTGCCGCTGATCCATGCTTATCAGAAGCTGCGCAGCGCCCGCCTGCGCGAAAAATCGGAAAAGCGCAAAGCCCTGAAGGCGCGGCTGGCCTCTGTGGCAAAGGGTATCGTGCCCACGCGTGAAAACGGGGATGACGATCCGCCCGGCGCAGCCTAG